A stretch of DNA from Equus caballus isolate H_3958 breed thoroughbred chromosome 13, TB-T2T, whole genome shotgun sequence:
TCCAGCCGTCAAAAGGGTCTCGGAGGCTGGTGCAGTGCTGCCGGTCTTATTCGTATTGTGACCCCCACGACGTGCTCCGAGGGCACCAGCCAAACGGCCCGCGGCGGTTGTGTAAGAGGCCGGCAGGATGTTTTACCTCTAACCCCGGTAGTTTCCACGAGCTTGGAGCAGTTATTGCCCTTACGGTGTGTCTAATTACATAGTAAATATGTGATATATCACACATGCGAAGCTGTGTCACCCGGGCACGCGGACAAGCCGGGATGGGACCGCCACCCCCAGGGTGGGGCTCAGCCAGGTTTCTCTGTGCTCTCTGCTGGGTTCTTtttctggggtgggggggtgtggaGAGCACACGAGGACCATTGGCTCCGAGGAGCGTAcgctgggggaggaggtgggatgCGGGACCGTCCCCTGGAACACCCCCAGGGCGGGCTCCGTCTGCGCTCCGGCGGCACAGCCTCTGAGCTCCCAGTGTGTCTTCCCAGTGGCCCGTTCTGCCTTTGGGCCACTCGTAGCCGTGgtgtcttccttcttttgttgGGCGAGTTCGGTTTCCTGGTTCCGTCTTCTGAAGCCACACGGGAGAAGCCGCCCCCTCTCCCTGTGGGTGCTGAGGCCCCAACACACACGTGTCCTCCCCCTCACAGGCCCCGCTCCTTCCGCAGGTGCCACGGGGAAGAGACTCCGAGAGCTGCCAGCGGCCTGCTGTGACCGAGCTGCTGCCCCAGCATCACCCGAGATCTTCACGTCCGCCCGGGGTACCAAGAGGGGTGAGTGCCGGAGGACAGAGCCGTAGATTTTCAGGGCCCGCTCACTGAGCCCGGGTACCATCATTtgtctttccctcctctcctgaAGGCGGCCATGAGGTGGGCCGGGTCACAGATACGGGGAAGAGAGAGGAGTCTGAGCATGGGGACAGATTAGCGCCTTCTGGGGACCCGTGAGCGGGGTCAGCCTTGTTTCCTAGGGCGTGGCTGATGTCACGGGACTGCTGTGAGCACAGGTGGCCAGTGTGCTAAGAGGGCCACCCCGAGGCCAGGCGCGGTGGGTCTGCACCTGCAGGTTTGTGCGCGTGGTGCAGAATAGCGCTGAATTCCCTGTTTTCGTCCACCTCATCCCATTTTGTCTTTATCCAGCTCACGTGTGTCTCTCTCCCGTGCTGTGTGGTTGTTTCTTTTTGACCTACGTGGATGGCTTGACATTTATCCCAGTTTTAGTGTCCGTCTCTGTGTTTTCAACCCATCTTTCCAGGCTGTCTGTTCATCTTGCTGAATCCAGATTCTGGGAGAACGTGGACTCTGTTGGGGGCAGGGTGGGCCAGATATGATCCCAGTGGCTTGGGGGATTGGACCGTATGGGGGACGGGGTCTAGCAGGAGGTGGGAAgtcagctccccgctcagcccccCAGCCGGCGCCCTTTGGGGTGGAGCACCACCTGCGTCTGCCAGGGAGGAGCGAAAGATGAGCTCCCGCTTGGCCCTGCCAGCAGCACGGGGTGCGTGGAGAGGGGACAGGGGTGTGCTGCCGGCCTTTGTGGGGCGGGGGTGAGGATGGAGGGTCAGCCCTCTGCTTGGCCCTGCTgaggctgtgggggtgggggtggggtctcCCCTGGTGTTTGCCTTAAGAGGCGTGGGTATCGCCACAAAGATTTTTCTGCTCTTAGGTTACTGCAAAGTTAGGAACAGTTTCCAAGACACCTGTCGCTGCTGACACCAATAGAAAGCGTAGGagaggtccccaagaccaccctcaggtCGGATAATTCTCCAGAAGGACTCCCAGAGCCACTGAAAGATGTTGAACTCgcagttatggtttattacagccCAGGATTCAGATTAAAGTCAGCCCAGGGGAGAGATGCAGTGGGCAGAATCGAGGAGGGTCCCACACACGGGGCTTCCAGTTGTCCCCTCCCTTCAGACAGCACTGACTCCTCCTGGCATGGATGGGTCACCGCACGCACAGAGCATTGCCTACTGGGGAAGCCCCGAGGCTTGGCGTCCAGTCTTTACTGGGGCTCCATCACATAGATGTGTTGACTCCCCACATGGCTGACGTCAGTCTCCAGCCCTTCCGGAGGTCGAGCTGATACCCCGGGGCCCACAGCCCTCACCCTAAATCCCATTCTTAGATCGATCTAGCATGGTCCATGTCCCCAAGTAAACAAAGATGCTACTATCAGGCAGGACCTTCCAGGGGCCCAGAGATGCCCTCGCAGGAGCCGAGGGCCGGGCCCACCTCTCTGGGCAAGGTCGAATCCTTTAGACACAGCCACCCTTGCCCATGCTTGGGCTTCTTGGGAGCAGGCTCCTCTCGGAGCtttttttcctgtgcctgttggctgtTCAGGGTTGGAGGCTTCTGCAGCGGCCCGTGTGGGGCGTACGGGGGACGGTCAGGAACCCAGCGCACTCACCCCCTTGTCGCTCCTCGAGTCCCCAGGTCCGTAGGCTGTCTGCCTCTTCTTCCGTCCTGTCAGCGTCTTCCTGTGCCTGCTGGTTGTGTGACGTCCGTAGTTTTTAGTTATAAGAGGGCGGGTCTGGGAGGGACGGGGCTGCCCCATCTGCGTGGAGGCACAAGTGTCACCAGGTAAGGCGTTATAGATGTCGAATGTCGTCTCATCCCGGGGCTGGGGTTCCCAGCCTGGGTCATCTACAACTTGATTGGCGCTCTCTCTCTAAGCAACTGATCAAACAGCGTCTCGTCTTTCCTGTGTGTCCCCAGCACTTTGCAAAGCACCCAGGGCAGAACAGCGTTGCACACGGCCGGACTGAGTATGGGGGCCTCTGGCATGTTTGTGTTGACGTGGACTGGCGGTCAGCGGTTCTCACTGGGAGCTGTGGACCAGCTACAAGTCCCTTGTCATCTGGCCTGCCTTTCTCCATGCACAGGGGTCACCCACCCCGGCCCGTGAGCTGGCCGGGCCTCTCGTGGACCCTGCCCTTCGAGTGAGCGTCCACAGCTGTCCTCGGAACCTCCCCTCCCTTGGTTCTGCACCTCCCTTTTGTCTTTTCCCCTCTTCGGTCGTGGGCTGCTACCTGGACCCTCTTTGAAGGCGCTCACCTGGCCCTCTCGGCAGCCCGGTGGAcatctgcctcctccccactGACCTCAGGCTCCGGGCCTCTGCCGCCCTTTCCGCGGAGGGGCAGAGACCGTGCCCGCGTGGCGGCCGCGGATGCAGGGGCCGCGCTCTTACCTGGTCACCTGGGTTAAGTGTATACAGCAAAAGGGTTTTTTCAGGCGGGGAGGGGGTGTCTTTAGCACTTTTATAAACCGTTGCTTGTGCTGCACTTTACCTTCTTGGTGCCGTCTGTCGCGCCGTCTGCCCCTCCTCTcgccctcagcccctcccccttgCCAGGGCCTGTATTCTGCAGCGTGACTGTCCCGTTAGCCCTCCCGCTTTTTGTTGCAGGGGTACAGCATCTCCAGTCTCCCCGTCAGTCACACTCGTCTGTTGGGCCCTTGTAAGCGGCATTAGTCACGTTACACGGAGCAGTTGAAGCTCCTGATCAGGCAGCATAACCGCGTCCGACTCTCGGAGGAGGGGGTGGGACGGGGCAAAGCCAGGAGGATGAcggtggaggagaaagaggatcTGAGATGCCAGCCAGCCCCCGGCCCCTCGGGACCTCAAACGGCGGCAGAGAGCCGCAGCCACACGGTCATCCTTAACATGGCTTTTCCTTGCCTTCCCAGGTCCCCCAGAGCACAGCGCCCGGTCTCTACATGAAGCTGAAGTGAGAGGAGCCAGCTGCCGGGGCCCCACGTCCACGGCCAGGATGGCCAAGGCCCGGCTCTTCCGCCTGTGGCTGGTCCTGGGCTCTGTGTTCATGATCCTCCTGATCATCGTGTACTGGGACAACGTGGGCACGGCCCACTTCTACCTGCACACTTCCTTCTCCAGGCCGCACCCCCTGGAGGGCCTGCCCACCGCCGGGCAGCGGGAAGAGAAGGAGCTCCCGGCCGACGTGGACGAGTTTTTGGAGAAGCTGCTCAGTGGTGGCGCGAAGCAGAACGTCGTTTCCGGGAAAAAGCTGGAGCAGCCCTCCCTGCTGGCCTCCGGCAGGCCTGTGCTGAGCAACGTGGAGGAGAGGATAAGGGGCTACGACTGGTCCACGCACGGCGCGCAGCAGAGCCCAGACCTGGACCGCCGGCAGGCCGAGAGGAGGAGCGTGCTGCGGGAGCTCTGTGCCAACGCGAGCTTCGTGTTCCCCACCAAGGAGCGCTCCTTCGACGACATCCCCAACTACGAGCTGAACCACCTCATCGTGGACGACCGCCACGGCGTCATCTACTGCTACGTGCCCAAGGTGGCCTGCACCAACTGGAAGCGTGTGATGATCGTGCTGAGTGAGAGCCTCTTGGACCAGGGCGCGCCCTACCGCGACCCCCTGGACATCCCCCGGGAGTACGTCCACAACTCCAGCACCCACCTCACCTTCAACAAATTCTGGCGTCGCTACGGGCGGTTCTCGCGCCACCTGATGAAGATCAAGCTGAAGAAGTACACCAAGTTCCTGTTCGTGCGGGACCCCTTCGTCCGCCTCATCTCCGCCTTCCGCAGCAAGTTCGAGCTGGAGAACGAGGAGTTCTACCGCAAGTTTGCCGTCCCCATGCTCAAGATGTACTCCAACCACACCAGCCTGCCCGCGTCGGTCAGCGAGGCCTTCAGCGCAGGCCTCAAGGTGTCCTTCGCCAACTTCATCCAGTACCTTCTGGACCCGCACACCGAGAAGCTGGCGCCCTTCAACGAGCACTGGCGGCAGGTGCACCGGCTCTGCCACCCCTGCCAGATAGACTACGACTTTGTGGGCAAGCTGGAGACGCTGGACCAGGACGCGGCCCAGCTCCTCCGGCTCCTCAAGGTGGACAAGCTTCTCCACTTCCCGCCCAGTTACCGCAACAGGACTGCCAGCAGCTGGGAGGACGACTGGTTCGCCAAGATCCCCCTGGCCTGGAGGCAGCAGCTTTACAAACTCTATGAAGCCGATTTTGTTCTCTTTGGCTACCCCAAGCCCGAAAACCTGCTTCGAGACTGAGGGAGTTAGGGGGAAATCCCCAACACCCAAAACAACCCTGCTGGTGGTGTTCCTTTAAACCCGAATGAGCGGCGTGCTGTACCACGGCCATCTTTTGAGGAGGGAGCGACGGGTGCCACGTGTATTTTTTTATGGCTTCGTTTCCCTCCCCCTTGGACACATTGCAGAATTCCACGACACTCCTGTCGACGAGGCAGCTGGAAGGTCCCCGTGGCCGCCCCCCCGcaatccagtttttaaaataaccGACCGTTTTGCAATCTAGACTGTTTACCACGCTGCCTATATCCATTGAGGACTGTGttaatattgtttttttaagattaatatatttcagatatttaatATGAAAAGTGGGGAAGGAGTTGATGGAGTAAAATGTTACATCTGCTCCTTCTGCCTGCCCTCGTGGTTATTGGGGTGGCGTGACAGACGCAGAGTAAGGGGCCCCGAGCAACTTGACGCTGATTTTTAGATCTCAGAAACTCGGTTAAAGGAAGGGACGTTTTGTGGTCGtcttcagcaaaaaaggaggaatgtAAATTTGAAATCAGGCCTTATCTGTATTTGTACCGGCGTAGCAGACAAATCCTTCGAAAGTGAAAGCTCTTAGTAGGTGATATCTCAGCAAAGGGAAATGGTTATATATGGTTTGTATCTGAGCTCATGTCAGAGGCACCCCACTTCCAGGGCACAGGTACAGAGCTGGGAGTCTGAGCCCAGCCGCTCCCTTCCTTTAATGCAGAGCCCGTGGACGTGAGGATTTGCAGGAACAGGGACCGTGTGGGTAGGAGTTGGTCCCTAGGATGCTTTTCCTCCGTCAGCAAGCTGAGGCTTAGCTGTGGTTTTCGTCACGCACCTGGCTGGTTGGGTTCAGCTCCAGTGACGTCCACCCTGGGGAATGTGACAGACACCGGGATCGTCACGCTTGACGGCCCCGACTTGGTCAAGGTGTCTGTGCAAGTCCAGGATGGCTCTTTCGAAACATCCGGTTCAAGTTCCTTCACAGTTTGTGCTGTGAGCCTGTAAGTGGGGAGAAGTCGGCGTCAGGTCGCGTGGTTGGGCATCACGCTTGACCTCTTCTTCTCCATCCCGAGCGCCTGGTCCTCGACGCCCAGTTCTGGGAGAGCTGGCAGCGCATTGAGGAGGGTTCCCCTTGGGTCTCCTTgctttttctggcttctagatGCCACTGAGGCTTGTTTGAGCCGGTGGCCCGTGAGTGCTCACCTTACACACTTGGGGCTCCACCGTGCTGGAAACCATCACTCTCCTTTTTGAagcttctcttctttttataaaacaGTCGGCAGCAAAGATACTCAAGCTTgggtcagccctgatggcctggtgacTAAGTTTGtggcactccactttggcggcgctggttcagttcccaagcacggacctacaccactcatcagcggccatgctgtggcagcagctcacgtacaaaaagaggaagattggcagcagatgttagctcagggcgaatcttcctcagcaaaaaaaaaaaaaaaaaaaaagctcaagcTTGAGGAGTCCAGCTTTAGGATAATGGTCTGCAGAGCCCTTGTCACTTGGGGTGTCTGTCAGGACCCTGTTCATTCATCAGTTGTCTGTCATACCTCGTGCCTTGGGGCTTCAGGTCACCAAGCAGGCATGCTGGCTCTGTCTCCAGAGGACAAGGTGGTCCTATGGTGTGGGACGAGAGCAGGGACCCCCGACCCCAGCCAGGGGACTGAGTGCCTTCAAGGACAAAGCGTCAGAGGAGTGAAGGAGAGAAGGGCTTCCTGAGCAAGGTGGTGTTTGAACTCAGCCTCAGGGTGGGGAAAGGTAGAATGTGTGACATCGGCAAAGGCGCAGGGCGTGTGTGCAGATGGTAGATGCCAACCCAGTGCGTCCCGTGTGTCACTTCACTCCGCTCTGAAGCTGATGTGTCATTAGTgtcaatattcttcttttttttttcctctccccaaaggcccagcacatcgttgtatattctagttttaggtccttctagttcttctctgtgagccaccaccacagcgtggctactgacagatgagtggtgtggttttgcgaccaggaaccgaacccaggccgccaaagtggagcgcgcagaactttgaccactaggccatcagggctggctcctcttgGGTGTTTTTTTGGTGTGAGGAAAAGGACTGGAGATGTGGGGAGAGAGCCCCTTCGTCCCGCTCCATTTTCCTGGGCGCAGAGGCAGCTAAGGGCTTACGCTGGAGGTTTCTTCAGATGCTTGCAGGCAGGACCCCACCTGAGCACACCGCTGTCGCTGTCAGAcgtgaggaagaggaagcaggggGAAGTCAGGGGAGTGTGACAGAGACCCTCCTGCTGACGTGGTGActccccccacctttttttttataGTGATCAAATACACACAATATAGAATTTATCATCTCGGCCGTTTTTGAGTGTACATTTcaggggcattaagtacattcatattcttgtgcaaccatcaccaccatcgtcTCTAAAACGTTctcattttcccaaactgaagctctgtccccattaaacactaaccgCCCAGCCCTGACACCtgcccttctactttctgtctctatgaattttactGTTCCAGAGACCTCATCGAAgtgggatcatatagtatttgtccttttgagcTTGGCTTCTTTCACCGAGCGTAATGTCCTcgaggtttatccatgttgtagcatgtgacaagatttccttcctttttaaggctgaataatattccactgtgtggaggGACCACATTTTCTGTCTCCATTCGTGCAttgatggacgcttgggttgcttccaccttgtgGCTATTGTGAGTCACGCTCTGTGTTAGAGACGAGTTGAGGGACTGTCCTGGGAAAACAAGATCATATTGGGGATGGTTTCAAATCTCCTTTCCTGTATTAAATACATCGTGAGTTTCAATCATTCGTCAAAACTCCTTAGGCGGTGGGCTGCTTAAGGGCACGACGCACGTCGCCCCATTTCTCTGTTCCCGGTTCTTCGCATAGTCACACTGCAGGTCGGTTTCTCTGAGCATCGGAGCATGTTTGCAGGGATGTCGAGGCTTGGGGGCTGTTGGAGAGAATGCCAGCCGTGTCCACACAGCCACCCGAGTCCCCGTGCCGGCGTCCCGGCCGCCACCTGCTCCCAAGAGATGACTCAGGAAGTGATGGCAGAGAAAGTCCTCCTGGGCCGAGGGGACAGGCTCCGAGGAAAGAGGGGAACCCCCGCCTCGGCCTCTTTCTGCGGCCTGTGCCTGGAActcattttctcttattctttgcatttccctgaccaCAGAGTGATATCTTACAGAGGAATTTGGCTTCATGTTTTTTCCTGCTAAGATTccgtaaaatttttaaaattgatttggtACAATTAGATTAGCCAAACAATTCCATAGGCTTAAAATTCTCTGTTTGCCTCTGTCCTCCAGCCGTCATCAACACATTGACCCACAATCCTAATAACACTCGTGGTTTGTGGTACAAAATCCTCCCTCACGTGTCATCACTGAGACCCCAGCCCGGCCACCCGGGCACTGGACCCGTTGACAGTGGGGGGAGGATGCGGGAAAGACTCGCTCAACACGCGAGACTGCGTGGGCTGAGCCTGCCCTGGACCACGGCCTCCGGACCACGGGGCTGTGCATTTTCCATGCCCCCCAGGTATTTAGCACCATGTgggctgtgcgtgtgtgtgtgtgacacagtCAGTCGTCTTTCCTCTTGAAATGTCCGATACGCTTCTTCATGCGTCCATACGGTGTATCCACTTACGACTTCTGATGCGTATCTCGGTGGCGTGCTGCTGTGTTGTTTTCACCGTCCACTTTGAAGGAATTTCCACGACTTGGAGACTTTCGGGTTTGTTTTTCCGCCGAGGCTGGGATCCTGTTTTCTCTCCCCGGTGCCCTTCGTGTGCCTCCCTTGTTTGACTGAAGAGGGGGCTTTAACCCGGCTCTGCCACTCGCGGGGCAGTCAGAGGGGCCTCCTCTGCACGGGGGCCGGCCCACCCTGCGCGGCCTCTGCTCCCCCTGGGGCTGGTCGGCAGGGAGCACGTggctgggagggcaggggaggcatTCTGTCCCTTGAGATGTGACAGGAGCTGGAGAGGGGTGTGCCCCTGCATTTCATCAGAGCCGAATCTCCACCCTCAGATGTGGGCAGCGACAACCCCTCTTGCAGCATGCGTCTCCTTCACAACCATCACACCTACAGTGAGGCCTGGCGTGTGGGCCGTGGGCGCAGGTGACCATTCACTGAGTGAGCAAACGCGTGGATGAGAGAAGGAGGCTGGACTTCCGCCCATGAGCCCAGAGGGCGGTCATCTGTTTAATAAGGTGACCGTGGGCCAGCCCGTGGAGCTCACTCCCTCTGGCTTCTGGCAGTTTCTGAGCCCCGTGTCGTCTGTGGGGCTCATGAGGGCAACTTGCACGGTTCCTGGGGAAGTGAACTGTTGCCTCTGTTTCAGAGAATCCTAACGTGCCTTTTTATTCCCTTCCTTTTGAAAGATGCTGGcactccccatccctcctcccagaGGGAGTCAGGATTGCTTTCTTCCACACTTGTCTCCCGCAGCCGCAGCCCCCTGCTGGTGGAAGCCACGGCCATCGGGAGCTGGCCAGGCCGCCCTCTCACTCCCCTGCCCTGTGTCCCGTGCCCCTTGTCAGGAAAGGCCTCGAGGGTTGGAGATGGGAGTGGATTGGAGACGCAGCAGGCTGGTCTGGCCCCGGCGGATGGCTCGGAGCTCGTGGACTCCCCTCTTCTGTGGGTCCAAGCCCCACGGGTGAGGTGTACGTTGTGTGGTTGCTGGTCCCCGTCCCCAAAGGGCCTTTGAGCTGCCCACACACATGTCCCTGGATGTCAGCTGCCTCGGCTGCACCTTTGTGGGGGGACCAAGCTCTGGACCAGCTGTGCTGGCTGTTTGTTAAACGTGGCATCAAATGGGTTCTCGGTGGCAGGACCTTGGGGGCCTCACTGATGTCCCCAGAGCCTTCTCTAAAGTTTCTGTGGAAGGGAGCTCCGTTTCTGGTGGGATTTTCTCCCCAGCGTGTGCTCTCCCCCTCGGATGGGGGAGCCGCTCAGAGGGGCGGTGGGATGCTCTTAGCAGTGGGCGAGGGCGTGGGAAAGTCTGTTCTCCTCGGCGGCACCCCCTGCAGAGTAACAGGCTCCAGATAGCACGCAGACCCGAGGGGGTCCGCTCACCCCAGCAAATTATCCAGGAGtcattttgctcatttatttatgaACTGCACGTCGTTTTCTGCTCACCCCACACTCTATAACCTAAAAAGGTAAAACTTGGATAGTGTAAACGTAATTAATCTAAAAATGTTTCTCCCAAAAGGGAAATTGGGAATGAATGCTTACGGTAGACGTctgctgtttttttctctctctccctcactctcagGCCGGGAGAGTTGAGAAGGAATGTCCCCCACCTGACACCTGAGTTCTAGCTAGGGAGTCGCCTGCTTGCTGTATACGGGCTGGGCTCACAATCCAGTCTGGACCCACCAGACCCAGAGCCATCAGCTGCACATCTTTGGGAAGGAGCTTTgagccagctctgccactcccaGAAGAGCCACACTGAGACTAAGACCACACAGCAAGGGCACAGGGCTGGGGGATGGAGCACGGGGCCGCCCAGAGCATGTGCACACCTGGGGCTGGTCCAGCTGCAACCTTGGGTGTGGGGCCAACGCGTTTCCACGCACTGAGCTCGTTGGAGCTGGATTTCTGGCGTTTATCGTACAGGATCCTGACCCATGTACAGTTTAATCGCTACCCTGGCATCTGATAAACGAGGGTTAAAGATGTTCCATTaatgaagaaaaaccacatgGCCTGAGCGTATTAGTGTATAGCTTATTGTTCATGTCGGTATAAACAATGTATCAGCGTTATGAAACTTTATAAATACTTTCTTACCCTGCCAAGACCCACTGACAGGGGCAAAGGTCCCCTGTGGGGACACCTGCTGGTTTGGGCCACTCAAAccagcagagaggggctggcctggtggcgcagcagttaagtgtgcacgttccgcttctcagtggcctggggttcgctggttcagatcccgggtgtggacatggcaccgcttggcaaaagccatgctgtggcaggcgtcccacatataaagtagaggaagatgggcacggatgttagctcagggccagtcttcctcagcaaaaagaggaggattggcagtagttagctcagggctaatcttcctcaaaaaaagaaaaaagaaaaaaccagcaCAGATTAATGAGGGACTGTGGGATCCTTCTCCCGGTGGGAATTGTTTCTTTGTGCGTCGTCCGGAGGCAAGCTGGTGAGGACTGACACCTGGTTCGCTCGCGTCTCTGCCCTTGCCCTTGGGCGCTCCTGATGCCTGTCGAGTGTTGTTCCTCAGGTCTGCCTGGAATGATTCATCTTGGCTGTCCGGGTCGCCATCTGGAGGGCACTGGCTCAGGGTGATGGCCCCGTCACGCATGTGTGGCGAGGATGTGTGCAGTGACTCTCGGTGATGAATGAACACAGCCCGTCTCCTGCCTTCTGCTCTTTACGGATTTTCATGGTTCGAGCTGGGAGCCCTGGCGGGAGGCGGGCGGGCTGGCGGGCCCGTGAGCGGGTGTGCGGCGTGTCTGgagaggtggggcctgagaagtGCGGCTGAGGTCTTCGCGGGAGCGTTGGACCTGAACTCGGAGTTACAGCCTGGCCCTCCAAAGCTTCCCTGGCACCTTGGGGACGCGGCACGCTTGCGCTGGGTGCAGATCTGGGTGGGAGGGCGCTGAACTTGGAAGAGAAGAAAGCTTGCTTGGCGGGGCGAGGAGAGGGTCCCAGCCCCGTAGTTGGCAGAGGTGCCCAGAGCGGTGGGATCTGCAGGCTGGTCTGTGAGTTGACCTTCTCTTCTGTATGGTGCATTGTCCCACGAATGGGAAGGTTTCTGCATACTCGGAACTCCACCGCTCCGGTGGATCTGACAGAAGGAGCCGTTCCCTGGAGGCCCGGAAGCTGTGCTCTGGTTCTGCGTCTCTGGCTTTGTCCTGGGCTGGGGTAGCTAGCAAACTTCTTGTGCTTTTGTTTCTGCAGACATGTGGCACTGCCACCTCGGGGGCGGTCCTCAGTCAGCAGGCCCAAATGCTTTAATTCCTTCCATGAACACAGGTCAGGTGCCGTCTCTTCTCCCTCTCGAAGCACCATCCAAAACGTGGGGTTGGTCAGCACGGACCCGGCTGCCCTCTCCGGTTTCTGGGGCAATGTTCTGCTTCTAACGTTTCCAGAGCTTCAAAGCCTGAGGGCCTGTGCTCAGTGAGGCCCCGGCCAGGGTCAGCAGAGGCCACGTGCTCATCTCAGGAATCCAGCAGACCCGGAGGGGAGACCAGAACGAGGGGACGAGCGCGGAGCCTAATTTAGCGCATGACGCCTGGGCCGGCATCCAGCCTTCCAGACGGAGCGCAGGGCACCAGCCTCGGCCAGCACACTGGCCCTTGCGGACCGAGCTCGATTCTCGCCTCTGCAGGACCCAGTGAGCGGGCGGGGGGCCGGGCGGTGACCTCAGCCTCAGGGCTTCTGCCTTAGAGTTCACTTTTAAGCAAATTTGGGTAGGAacctttaaaatgcttttttttcacccagtaaaataataatgataatgataaagcTATTTATTTTATCAGGCTGACCATCCTGTTTAAGAGAATGGGtttctcatgagaaaaaaaaaaaattggtcttGTGAATATATTTTCCTGGATGCGTCGggcatggtggtgatggtttcaatTGGTGTTAATTTTGATTCTCTTTAAAATCAtggtaaaatagacataacataaaattcaccatcttaaccattttggGATAGACAGTTCAGCGGCATTAAGCACAGTCACGTTGCGCAACCATCcccaccgtccatctccagaactcgtccatcttcccaaactgaaactcggTCCCCATTAGACGCTAactcccatccccctcccccagcccctggcgcccaccatctgctttctgtctctatgaatttgacgaCTCCAGGGACCTCACAGGGAATCACGCAggatttgtccttctgtgaccggcttatttcacttatcatgaTGTCTTCAAGGTCCGTCCGTGGtggtagcaggtgtcagaatttccttcctttttaaggctgaataatattccgttgtatggatggaccacattttcttttccgTTCATCCATCGATGGCCACTTGGGCTGCctctaccttttggctgttgtgactaATGCTCTATGAACGTGAGCCTACAAATACCTGTTTGagtcctgctttcaattcttttgcgtatacccaggagtagaattgctggatcatatggtaattctatactTAATTGTTTGCAGAAGAGAATTTCAATTCTTGTTGTTGCCGAAAGTGCTCACAGAGGACATGAGAAAGTAGCACAGAGCAGGTACTCTGCTTCCTTAAATGAACGTGCAATTATACTAATTGAGACAGAGCTGCTGCAAATGTCCTTACATT
This window harbors:
- the CHST12 gene encoding carbohydrate sulfotransferase 12; its protein translation is MAKARLFRLWLVLGSVFMILLIIVYWDNVGTAHFYLHTSFSRPHPLEGLPTAGQREEKELPADVDEFLEKLLSGGAKQNVVSGKKLEQPSLLASGRPVLSNVEERIRGYDWSTHGAQQSPDLDRRQAERRSVLRELCANASFVFPTKERSFDDIPNYELNHLIVDDRHGVIYCYVPKVACTNWKRVMIVLSESLLDQGAPYRDPLDIPREYVHNSSTHLTFNKFWRRYGRFSRHLMKIKLKKYTKFLFVRDPFVRLISAFRSKFELENEEFYRKFAVPMLKMYSNHTSLPASVSEAFSAGLKVSFANFIQYLLDPHTEKLAPFNEHWRQVHRLCHPCQIDYDFVGKLETLDQDAAQLLRLLKVDKLLHFPPSYRNRTASSWEDDWFAKIPLAWRQQLYKLYEADFVLFGYPKPENLLRD